The Chryseobacterium sp. 52 genome includes a region encoding these proteins:
- a CDS encoding peroxiredoxin, translating into MSIKLGDTAPDFQAETSLGDIKFHEFLGNSWGILFSHPADYTPVCTTELGYTSKLKPEFDKRGTKVIALSVDGVEDHQNWIKDINETQHTEVQFPIIADKDRKISELYDFIHPNASATATVRSLLIIDPLKKVRLIITYPASTGRNFNEILRVLDSLQLVDSHTIATPVNWESGDDVIVPPIISTEDARKIFPKGVTEIKPYLRYTPQPNT; encoded by the coding sequence ATGTCAATCAAACTAGGAGATACAGCACCGGACTTTCAGGCAGAGACGTCGTTAGGAGATATCAAATTTCATGAATTCTTAGGAAACTCGTGGGGAATTTTATTTTCGCATCCTGCAGATTACACTCCGGTATGCACTACAGAATTGGGGTATACTTCAAAGCTGAAGCCAGAGTTTGATAAGAGAGGAACTAAAGTGATTGCTTTAAGTGTAGATGGAGTAGAAGACCATCAGAACTGGATTAAAGATATTAATGAAACTCAGCATACAGAGGTACAGTTTCCTATTATTGCAGACAAAGACAGGAAGATTTCGGAACTGTATGATTTTATTCACCCGAATGCTTCAGCGACAGCAACTGTACGTTCTTTACTGATCATTGATCCTTTAAAAAAAGTAAGACTTATCATTACTTATCCGGCTTCTACCGGAAGGAATTTTAACGAAATACTGAGGGTTCTTGACTCTCTGCAGTTAGTTGATTCACATACAATTGCTACTCCTGTCAACTGGGAAAGCGGTGATGATGTTATTGTACCACCCATCATTTCCACAGAAGATGCCAGAAAGATATTTCCGAAAGGAGTAACTGAGATAAAGCCGTATCTGAGATATACGCCTCAACCCAATACATGA
- a CDS encoding mechanosensitive ion channel family protein, translating into MQNIEHRYVDVIYRVLESWYVKLAELTPKLIVGVLVFSFFLITSKYLSLAAVKLFHKFFPKSQKESSLVTLISIFRFLIMMMGSFIALEIMGFSGFLWKFIGSLGVAGVIAGVALKDLVSSIFSGMLIGIDKAFKIGDYITIGAHSGTVQEIGFLTTKIITDDGKKAYIPNQVIFNAPFYNITASPQRRIILNFEIPADEDISKAQKGMLDVIKSLEGVDRLDTSEVIFTDLKQGNFNLQAKFWMKIGTSMVQLKSEAYLKIKERLDTDNIQLVTPTSISITNGETSSTEHQDK; encoded by the coding sequence ATGCAGAACATTGAACACCGGTATGTAGACGTTATTTACAGGGTTTTGGAAAGCTGGTATGTGAAGCTGGCCGAACTTACCCCAAAACTGATCGTTGGAGTATTAGTATTTTCTTTTTTTCTTATTACCAGTAAATACCTAAGCTTAGCCGCAGTAAAATTATTTCACAAATTCTTTCCGAAAAGTCAAAAGGAGAGTTCTCTGGTGACTTTAATAAGCATATTCAGGTTTCTCATCATGATGATGGGTTCTTTTATTGCTTTGGAAATTATGGGCTTCAGCGGTTTTCTTTGGAAATTTATCGGAAGTTTAGGAGTAGCCGGGGTTATTGCCGGGGTTGCTTTGAAAGATCTGGTATCGAGTATCTTTTCAGGAATGCTGATTGGCATTGATAAAGCCTTTAAAATAGGGGATTATATTACAATAGGCGCTCATTCCGGAACCGTTCAGGAGATTGGTTTTTTAACGACAAAAATCATTACTGACGATGGAAAGAAAGCTTATATTCCTAATCAGGTTATTTTCAATGCTCCATTTTACAATATTACAGCCTCACCGCAGCGCAGAATTATTTTAAATTTTGAAATTCCCGCAGATGAAGATATCAGTAAAGCACAGAAAGGGATGCTGGATGTGATTAAAAGTCTTGAAGGTGTGGACAGGCTGGATACTTCAGAGGTTATTTTTACGGATTTAAAACAGGGTAATTTTAATCTTCAGGCCAAATTCTGGATGAAGATAGGCACCAGTATGGTTCAGCTGAAAAGTGAAGCTTATCTGAAGATTAAAGAACGTCTGGATACTGATAACATCCAATTGGTAACCCCAACAAGCATTAGCATAACAAATGGGGAAACATCCTCAACTGAACATCAGGATAAATAA
- the sucC gene encoding ADP-forming succinate--CoA ligase subunit beta, translating into MNLHEYQSKEILSKYGVAIQRGFVANNVDEAVAAAEKLTAETGAQAWVVKAQIHAGGRGKGGGVKFSPNMDKLKENAQNIIGMQLITPQTSAEGKKVHSVLVAEDVYYPGETETKEFYVSILLDRAEGKNTIVYSTEGGMDIEHVAEVTPHLIHKEIIDPALGLQGFQARKIAFNLGLEGNAFKEFTKFIASLYNAYTGIDASLFEINPVLKTSDNKIIAVDAKVTLDGNALFRHKDLEALRDTREEDPMDVEAGEAGLNFVKLDGNVACMVNGAGLAMATMDIIKLSGGSPANFLDVGGTADAQRVQTAFGIILRDPNVKAILINIFGGIVRCDRVAQGVVDAYRAMGSLPVPLIVRLQGTNAVEAKQLIDESGLPVHSAITLEEAANKVKEVLA; encoded by the coding sequence ATGAATCTTCACGAGTATCAATCAAAAGAGATTTTATCAAAGTATGGAGTAGCTATCCAACGTGGTTTCGTAGCGAATAACGTAGATGAGGCTGTAGCAGCTGCTGAAAAATTGACTGCTGAAACCGGAGCTCAGGCTTGGGTTGTAAAAGCACAAATTCACGCAGGTGGACGTGGTAAAGGTGGTGGTGTTAAGTTTTCTCCAAACATGGATAAACTTAAAGAAAATGCACAGAACATCATCGGAATGCAGTTGATAACTCCACAAACTTCTGCTGAAGGTAAAAAAGTACACTCTGTTTTGGTTGCAGAAGATGTTTATTATCCGGGAGAAACTGAAACTAAAGAATTTTATGTTTCTATTCTTTTAGATAGAGCTGAAGGTAAAAATACAATCGTATATTCTACTGAAGGGGGTATGGATATTGAGCACGTTGCTGAAGTAACTCCTCATTTGATCCACAAAGAAATCATTGATCCGGCTTTAGGTCTTCAGGGATTCCAGGCTAGAAAAATTGCTTTCAACCTAGGTCTTGAAGGAAATGCTTTCAAAGAATTCACAAAATTCATTGCATCTCTTTACAATGCTTATACAGGAATTGATGCTTCTCTTTTTGAGATCAACCCTGTGTTGAAAACTTCAGATAACAAAATTATCGCTGTAGATGCTAAAGTAACTTTAGATGGTAACGCATTGTTCCGTCACAAAGACTTAGAAGCTTTAAGAGATACAAGAGAAGAAGATCCAATGGATGTGGAAGCTGGTGAAGCTGGTCTTAACTTCGTGAAACTTGACGGTAACGTTGCTTGTATGGTAAACGGAGCTGGTCTTGCAATGGCAACTATGGATATCATCAAATTATCTGGTGGTAGTCCTGCTAACTTCCTTGACGTTGGAGGTACGGCTGATGCTCAGAGAGTACAAACTGCTTTCGGAATCATCCTTAGAGATCCAAACGTAAAAGCGATCCTGATCAATATCTTCGGAGGTATCGTAAGATGTGACAGAGTTGCTCAGGGAGTTGTAGATGCTTACAGAGCAATGGGTAGCCTTCCGGTTCCATTGATCGTAAGATTACAGGGAACTAACGCTGTTGAAGCTAAACAATTAATTGACGAGTCAGGTCTTCCTGTACATTCTGCAATTACTTTAGAAGAAGCTGCAAACAAAGTAAAAGAAGTTTTAGCTTAA